The Capsicum annuum cultivar UCD-10X-F1 chromosome 3, UCD10Xv1.1, whole genome shotgun sequence genomic sequence gattcaaattgatctcTCTTAACCtgtggcaacaagggaaagagtGACTATATGGCAAACGTAAAAGTGATGATTCAGCAACCACTTGAAATTTcaaatggtaaaatatatatgtttatatatttatattattttattaaagcgtgaaagatttttgaaaagtgatttaaatttttacactttattaaaaatcatcgccatagacaaaatcatttaattttaaatagtcAAACATTatacgtgcgagacacgtgcggttaaactagtatatatatagggAGAGAGATTTTACGTAGTCCTTGATGagatttacaaaatattttcaatatatcATGAGATCTTGATGAGAATTTGACATGATGATTTATTATGAAATCTTGGTGAGATTTTGGCACGACAAATATCGTAAAACTTTGGTGAGAAATTTAAAGGCATTTATGAAAACGGTCatgattttatcttttttgttctGGTGTAGTTTTTGATAAATCTGTAATGGATTGATCTTTCTTACTTGTCTTatatcttctttctttctttttcttgtttttcatgcATTCTTCTTCCTACAAGAATTGTTAAAACATATAGGAGAATTGACTATATTTATTCATGCTTtttatttaagattattattttatataataaaatgcatgaatattttatattaatcaGAATACTATTTAATATCAAGAATAAAATGgatataaatgaataaattatgcattaattttttaaattgaacaagtattattgaacatttattttaagTGACATGAACAAGTAAAAATGGATGGAgaaattaacttattttgaacTACTAATAGATATGAGTGGTATTTGTGCAATACACGTACATAGAGaataattattattcatgcaacACACGTACAAAAAGACTAATCTATCCATCTATATATTATAAAAGCAtgaataattttttctaaatattgaatgatcaaaatattttcaaatattgaTCGATTTTTTATACccttaaaaattgatttattcttACATTATTAATGTACAGAAAGACAAAATCATCCTAGAGAATTCGAAATCCAGTGTATTTGCCATTTGGTGAAGCCGGATTCTTATGGGACTTGGTTATCACACGTTATACTTTCCACGTTCAGCAATCTTtcatttaattataaaataagtaatatatttttatttatgttaagAATTAGAGCAATATTCTGGAACTTCATCTTCCcttaagggatcgtttggtaaagtgtattaaaaaaaaataatgcatgcattaatctTGTGTACTATTAACACCTTATTTGGTATCATTTTtagcctatgtataactaatgtttgcattagttatatactctattctatattgaggtgtgtattattaataccatTCTTTTTCAATGTATTGCTAATGTAAAGAattttaatacatgcattagcgTAGTAACCAacaaaaatttaagatttttcgTTATAAAAGTTGCTTCAATGCAACATATGACATCTGATAAATAAATCAACATTTAGCAATATTTCGTCGTTCTAAAATTTTGACATCTTCTTAGTTTTGCTGCTTGGCTTTGTTATCATTGAAGTAAGACTCATATGAACCAGATTACTCCATAAAAAAAAAACTGTTTAGACCAAAGAGGTTTGATAGCATAGCTGTAGcaattataatttaatttgaaaacaTATGTTAATGGATaactttttgtttttaaatatacaatgaatttaaaaggttaaaaaaaataCCGTTGAAAAGAAAGTGTACAAagttaaaagggtatttttgtaaaaaaaaaatattttataaaaattatgtcttatatattatttctaatacatcaaaccaaacagaATATAGGAAATAATGTCAGCATAACTAATACCAGCATAATTAATATCAGCATTACTAATGCACCTTATtcagcattattcttatacattctaccaaacgacccctaagagtATAATTAGTACTCCTTGCTAATAagattctaattattttttttagagaaaatggtcaaagaCCCCTCCATCTGATGATATAGATTAGGTGTCGATGCAAGAATATTGATGTTTTGCTTGATGAGAATGATGAAATTTTAATTTAGGTTTGTAAAATTGAAAATGGTGGAAGATAAAGGGGgaagaataattaaaaaactaaaacaaaataaaattgactGGTCAAAATGCGTGAGTTCCACCCTTCAATAAAAATGTGGTTATGGCTTTTTAGGGGTGTAATAATTTCAGTTTTAAACAGTTCAGGGGGTCAAAGGACTTCCGTAAAGTTggagtgtgtagttgaaattttgaataatttCGAGTATAAATTGGAGAGGTCTTAGACCAATTTCTCTGCTTCTTTATATTTCGTACTTTGTATGAGTCAATTATTGAAAATTCATTAATAAATTACTTGACAAAagttgttgtaataccccgagaaatttttcgttgaaattttgtgcgtaaacgtgttgggttctagcttctagaatgaattataaatttttcgtgcggaatatcttagattatgacctaccattgcgtagagtatcgaataagattgccaactgtatgtggatcatctaaaacggacacccgagcgacgagttatgaatattccgagcgaaccgtgaatagtagtgagcagtaaaacgtgcaggaaaaaaatagtgaggcctggcgtattttttctccaactttaaatgatcataactccttgtacacaataatctgggtgagattctatatatcaacggaaatatatgagagtcctctttctaatgaaattggtttcatccaatttggatatcggagtaaagcgttatggttgatctacttcagactatcaaaacagtccaccaaaggacagattcgagaattatttgatttttaggggctttttggtcactctccctcacccaaaatccgtccaaaccctatataaaagcctattagaagcattatatgttatatttcatcaaattctctaaaaagaaaaccctaagctcctacatccaacttcaagaacctccaaagttcaccattaattctgcaaatttattcaagattccaagttcctagttcaagaacttcaagaacctccaaagttcaccattaattctacaaatttattcaagattccaagttcctagttcaagaactccaagaaccatcattcaaaggcacgattaacatctcaaaaacgagtatcaatctaaagttcatcattcaagatatgtggggtttttcaataagaactctttttcgttcttgtgcccaaaagtaattttctttacaaaggcatgatttttatttgatttttacgaatttgaagcatgaacccatatcttatgatgattattatgaaatcttgatgtttatgattttgaaagatgaatttacatgtgtggagatataaagcatgaatcttgaacgatatttatcgtGATTTTTGTATTTGGAtcgtgaattcccattggaaattgtgtttttttgagaaagtgtgtgttataagcacgttgatgttgaatatttgagatattttgaatgatttgaccttttggtcttaatggagttgttttgaactggAGTGTGAAAGAATCctcaatgtggttgattttgatagatgggaagcatgatggctcccgatgtatatttatatattactgaaattgttttgttgtggattgtctttgaaatgatctgagttaagtccgggagaaatctttagcaccgagtgggaggtataaagcgaccttactttcctagaactatgtgctctcgtaggagtgagcctaaggctgatttatatagtgatcactagtttgtgtggatttgatatcgatagtcctactccaatagCAAGGATAAGACGGCTCTCCctaacatgggttgtacgttggactccatgtagctcacatggtttatgtcagttataggatctcccagtgtgtgtgtgtgtttccttgtgtctatggtgaatggggaagtgatttgaaagtgaaattgtgaaagttattctttcgaaagatttaaatgatatttacattatgagaattgatattcttgatgaactaaaagtgattgacaaatNNNNNNNNNNNNNNNNNNNNNNNNNNNNNNNNNNNNNNNNNNNNNNNNNNNNNNNNNNNNNNNNNNNNNNNNNNNNNNNNNNNNNNNNNNNNNNNNNNNNNNNNNNNNNNNNNNNNNNNNNNNNNNNNNNNNNNNNNNNNNNNNNNNNNNNNNNNNNNNNNNNNNNNNNNNNNNNNNNNNNNNNNNNNNNNNNNNNNNNNNNNNNNNNNNNNNNNNNNNNNNNNNNNNNNNNNNNNNNNNNNNNNNNNNNNNNNNNNNNNNNNNNNNNNNNNNNNNNNNNNNNNNNNNNNNNNNNNNNNNNNNNNNNNNNNNNNNNNNNNNNNNNNNNNNNNNNNNNNNNNNNNNNNNNNNNNNNNNNNNNNNNNNNNNNNNNNNNNNNNNNNNNNNNNNNNNNNNNNNNNNNNNNNNNNNNNNNNNNNNNNNNNNNNNNNNNNNNNNNNNNNNNNNNNNNNNNNNNNNNNNNNNNNNNNNNNNNNNNNNNNNNNNNNNNNNNNNNNNNNNNNNNNNNNNNNNNNNNNNNNNNNNNNNNNNNNNNNNNNNNNNNNNNNNNNNNNNNNNNNNNNNNNNNNNNNNNNNNNNNNNNNNNNNNNNNNNNNNNNNNNNNNNNNNNNNNNNNNNNNNNNNNNNNNNNNNNNNNNNNNNNNNNNNNNNNNNNNNNNNNNNNNNNNNNNNNNNNNNNNNNNNNNNNNNNNNNNNNNNNNNNNNNNNNNNNNNNNNNNNNNNNNNNNNNNNNNNNNNNNNNNNNNNNNNNNNNNNNNNNNNNNNNNNNNNNNNNNNNNNNNNNNNNNNNNNNNNNNNNNNNNNNNNNNNNNNNNNNNNNNNNNNNNNNNNNNNNNNNNNNNNNNNNNNNNNNNNNNNNNNNNNNNNNNNNNNNNNNNNNNNNNNNNNNNNNNNNNNNNNNNNNNNNNNNNNNNNNNNNNNNNNNNNNNNNNNNNNNNNNNNNNNNNNNNNNNNNNNNNNNNNNNNNNNNNNNNNNNNNNNNNNNNNNNNNNNNNNNNNNNNNNNNNNNNNNNNNNNNNNNNNNNNNNNNNNNNNNNNNNNNNNNNNNNNNNNNNNNNNNNNNNNNNNNNNNNNNNNNNNNNNNNNNNNNNNNNNNNNNNNNNNNNNNNNNNNNNNNNNNNNNNNNNNNNNNNNNNNNNNNNNNNNNNNNNNNNNNNNNNNNNNNNNNNNNNNNNNNNNNNNNNNNNNNNNNNNNNNNNNNNNNNNNNNNNNNNNNNNNNNNNNNNNNNNNNNNNNNNNNNNNNNNNNNNNNNNNNNNNNNNNNNNNNNNNNNNNNNNNNNNNNNNNNNNNNNNNNNNNNNNNNNNNNNNNNNNNNNNNNNNNNNNNNNNNNNNNNNNNNNNNNNNNNNNNNNNNNNNNNNNNNNNNNNNNNNNNNNNNNNNNNNNNNNNNNNNNNNNNNNNNNNNNNNNNNNNNNNNNNNNNNNNNNNNNNNNNNNNNNNNNNNNNNNNNNNNNNNNNNNNNNNNNNNNNNNNNNNNNNNNNNNNNNNNNNNNNNNNNNNNNNNNNNNNNNNNNNNNNNNNNNNNNNNNNNNNNNNNNNNNNNNNNNNNNNNNNNNNNNNNNNNNNNNNNNNNNNNNNNNNNNNNNNNNNNNNNNNNNNNNNNNNNNNNNNNNNNNNNNNNNNNNNNNNNNNNNNNNNNNNNNNNNNNNNNNNNNNNNNNNNNNNNNNNNNNNNNNNNNNNNNNNNNNNNNNNNNNNNNNNNNNNNNNNNNNNNNNNNNNNNNNNNNNNNNNNNNNNNNNNNNNNNNNNNNNNNNNNNNNNNNNNNNNNNNNNNNNNNNNNNNNNNNNNNNNNNNNNNNNNNNNNNNNNNNNNNNNNNNNNNNNNNNNNNNNNNNNNNNNNNNNNNNNNNNNNNNNNNNNNNNNNNNNNNNNNNNNNNNNNNNNNNNNNNNNNNNNNNNNNNNNNNNNNNNNNNNNNNNNNNNNNNNNNNNNNNNNNNNNNNNNNNNNNNNNNNNNNNNNNNNNNNNNNNNNNNNNNNNNNNNNNNNNNNNNNNNNNNNNNNNNNNNNNNNNNNNNNNNNNNNNNNNNNNNNNNNNNNNNNNNNNNNNNNNNNNNNNNNNNNNNNNNNNNNNNNNNNNNNNNNNNNNNNNNNNNNNNNNNNNNNNNNNNNNNNNNNNNNNNNNNNNNNNNNNNNNNNNNNNNNNNNNNNNNNNNNNNNNNNNNNNNNNNNNNNNNNNNNNNNNNNNNNNNNNNNNNNNNNNNNNNNNNNNNNNNNNNNNNNNNNNNNNNNNNNNNNNNNNNNNNNNNNNNNNNNNNNNNNNNNNNNNNNNNNNNNNNNNNNNNNNNNNNNNNNNNNNNNNNNNNNNNNNNNNNNNNNNNNNNNNNNNNNNNNNNNNNNNNNNNNNNNNNNNNNNNNNNNNNNNNNNNNNNNNNNNNNNNNNNNNNNNNNNNNNNNNNNNNNNNNNNNNNNNNNNNNNNNNNNNNNNNNNNNNNNNNNNNNNNNNNNNNNNNNNNNNNNNNNNNNNNNNNNNNNNNNNNNNNNNNNNNNNNNNNNNNNNNNNNNNNNNNNNNNNNNNNNNNNNNNNNNNNNNNNNNNNNNNNNNNNNNNNNNNNNNNNNNNNNNNNNNNNNNNNNNNNNNNNNNNNNNNNNNNNNNNNNNNNNNNNNNNNNNNNNNNNNNNNNNNNNNNNNNNNNNNNNNNNNNNNNNNNNNNNNNNNNNNNNNNNNNNNNNNNNNNNNNNNNNNNNNNNNNNNNNNNNNNNNNNNNNNNNNNNNNNNNNNNNNNNNNNNNNNNNNNNNNNNNNNNNNNNNNNNNNNNNNNNNNNNNNNNNNNNNNNNNNNNNNNNNNNNNNNNNNNNNNNNNNNNNNNNNNNNNNNNNNNNNNNNNNNNNNNNNNNNNNNNNNNNNNNNNNNNNNNNNNNNNNNNNNNNNNNNNNNNNNNNNNNNNNNNNNNNNNNNNNNNNNNNNNNNNNNNNNNNNNNNNNNNNNNNNNNNNNNNNNNNNNNNNNNNNNNNNNNNNNNNNNNNNNNNNNNNNNNNNNNNNNNNNNNNNNNNNNNNNNagaggcttgttagactagtatagatgttgggagttgactaataagtcgtattttgttatctttctgaaatttttttattcttggatgatgattactctattgatatttgagggttatttatggaaaccccgttgatttgtgttaaactgaatgaaaatggctcaaagggttggcttggggctactcgtagcctcaagcaccgtgtgatgctccgggatccttttttcggggcgttacagttgtcatattgatttatatatacTTTTTAAAGATTAGACGATACAAAATTGGAGGAAGAAAATCTTttatatacttttcttttgacGACTGATTAGCGGGAACCGTTATATTTACCTACTTAAATTATCACTATTATTAAAAAGCATTCATTCTCTTGGTAAACGAAAAACATGCAGAGTCTGAATGTGATTTTTAAACTACTTACATATTAACCATTTTACCACGCAATGCTAAGATATCAAAAGTCACTAATCCTTCATATTAAAATTTTGAACGACTTTATCTTTAAAGGAACAATTCAATATTGGATATAATTGTAATTTTTATTGTAAATAATGTATTTGGTGGATGTTCACAACTACAATATTGTAGCTAAACATACGATTGTAGGATGTAAAGTTTGTGAATGTATTTTCACATAGTACACCTTTTTCACATACTATTGCCTATAAAAGGCATTCCATTCAACGTTGTAAAGACACACCaaagtagaagaaaataaaatcttctcTTATATCTATAGGTCTCTCTTCTCTCCCCTTCCTTTTTAGTATATTtcagaatatttatttacaacacgttatcagcacaagATCCCTTATAAAGTACGTATTTATTATGTAACTATTTGTTTTCAAATtctacacacacaaaaaaaaatacaaattgcTAAAGAAAACAAACTTTTGATAATAATCTATTAACAATATATAATTCTATTCAAATTTATTTGAGATggttatcttatttttaaaatatcattatatcTAACTTATTAATCTTTTTATGATAGTTTCACTATGTCAAATTTATCGAAACTTGAGTTTGTGGCACTGGATATTACcgaaaagaattatttatcatGGGTCCTTGATGCTGAAATTCACCTTGACGCTAAAGGTCTTGGGGATACTATTAAACAAGAAAATGACGCATCTAGTCAATATAAGATGAAAGCTATGATTTTTCTTCGTCATCACCTCCACGAAGGATTAAAAACTGAATATTTAACTGTAAAATATCCACTCGAATTATGGATCAACTTGAAGGACCGATATCACCACCTAAAATTGACGGTATTACCGAAAGCTAAATATGACTGGATACACCTTCggtttcaagattttaaaatcgTAGTGGAGTATAATTCTGTTGTTCATAAATTAAGTTCAATATTAAGATTATGTGGAGAAACAATCACTTATGAGGACTTACTAGAGAAAACTTTTTCCACTTTTCATGCTTCTAATGTATTTCTACAACAACAATATCGTGAAAAGGGATTTAAGAAATATTCTGAATTGATTACATGCCTACTTGTGGCAAAGCAGAATAATACtttgttaatgaaaaatcatgaagctCGTCCCACTGTATCTGCTTCATTCCTTAAAGCAAATGTTGTAGCAGCGCATGATCAGCCTGAAATAAGGCAAAATTATTATCTTGGTCGTGGTCGAGGCCATTATCGTGGACGTGGACGAGAAAGTGgtataggataaaataattatcGTCATAATGGTGGAAATAAACAAGAGAATAATAAAGGTTCTCAAAATAATCCTTCAAAGGGTAAAGTTAATATTTGTCACCGATGTGGTATGAAAGGTCATTGGACACGTGTTTGTCGTATGCCTGATCATTTTGTCAAACTTTACCAAGCTtcccttaaaagaaaagaaaatgatgcGGAAGCACACTTGACCTTTCgaggtgatgatgatgaagcagctccatcaaatacatataataataTTGAGGCAAATCTTGCTTACAAAGATGATGATTTTAAGGGCCTCTCAGATATTACCCATTTGAAAGCTGAAAATTTCTATGAGGATATTGATTGAAGAATTGATCACCTTagttgagaataaattataaagaaagttataattttcttttgtttacaaTTATGTTTTTCTGTTTTATTAAAGTACCATGTATTTCTAATTTCTACATTTCTTATGttagtttttaaaatttcttatagtatgcttttttttaaaaaaaatatggaaattccTCAATCATCAATTGGATCCAAAATaagttatgatgatatatttcCTATAGATAGTGCTACCACACATACTATtctaaaagataagaaatatttctcttatttggtgatgaaagaagCCAATATTAATACTATATGTGGTAGTACAAGATTAATTGAAGGCTCCGAAAAAACTAACTTATTACTTCCCAGAGGaacaaatttgatgattgatgaagaattatattgtagtaagtctcaaagAAACTTATTTAATTTCAAAGACATTTGCCAAAATGGCTATCATATTGAGACTACAAATGATGAAAAGATTGAATatctttatattactacaataaTGTTGGGTAATAAATATATACTTAAAAAATTACCTGCTCTTTCTTCCAGCTTATACTACACAGGTATTAGCACTGTTGAAACACATGCCATAGTAAATCAGAAGTTTACTGATTCAAATAGTTTTATTATTTGGCATGACTGGTTGGGCCATCCCGATTCTAATATGATGagcaaaataattgagaattcatatgGACACTCATTAAAGAACCagaagattcttcaatttaaagAATTCTCTTGTGTTGCATGTTCTCAAGGACAATTAATTACTAGGCCATCAATAATGAAAGTGGAAATTGAATCCCTTGCATTTCTGGAACGTATATAGGGTGATATATGTGAGCATATTCACCCTCCATGTGGACCATTTAAGTATTATATGATTTTAATAGATGCATCTACAAGATGGTCACATGTGTGTTTATTATCAACTCGTAAT encodes the following:
- the LOC107865492 gene encoding uncharacterized protein LOC107865492; protein product: MSNLSKLEFVALDITEKNYLSWVLDAEIHLDAKGLGDTIKQENDASSQYKMKAMIFLRHHLHEGLKTEYLTVKYPLELWINLKDRYHHLKLTVLPKAKYDWIHLRFQDFKIVVEYNSVVHKLSSILRLCGETITYEDLLEKTFSTFHASNVFLQQQYREKGFKKYSELITCLLVAKQNNTLLMKNHEARPTVSASFLKANVVAAHDQPEIRQNYYLGRGRGHYRGRGRESGHWTRVCRMPDHFVKLYQASLKRKENDAEAHLTFRGDDDEAAPSNTYNNIEANLAYKDDDFKGLSDITHLKAENFYEDID